The genomic region CAGGGTGTCTTCTAAAATCCCTGTGTATAATTAATAATAACTGATAATTGACTAGTAATTCCCTTTAAAGAAAGGTGACTATAAAACTGGATGTGTCCAAAAGCTGGTTAGTAATGTGATTTTGAAGGCTGGCATAAATCTGGCATATAATGTATAGAAAGATTATATTTACTCATTTATTTAGTtgttctaaatatttttaatccagAAGGTAAATCATTATCTCTCCATACTAGGAAAAAACTTTTAAGGGCATCATtgataaaagatgaaaaatgaatttttgttgAGAAAACTGGTTAGTGTTTCTAATCTCCTTCCTCGTGAGAGTGGGGCATTATTGAAAGGAATTTCAAAGATAGCACATCAAGATCAATACAGGAAAGGAGTTTCCAGGGAGTCTCCAATTGCACACTCTGGAACTAATTGATATGATACACTTCAAACCTCAGAATTTTGCTATCTGCATCATAAATGCAATATTTGatgtgagcaggagcagtgttTGCTGAGTGCTTTGTCAGGTTTGTTACcatctgccccagccccaggacagaCATTTCCAGCTCCTTATCTCACCTCCCCTTGGCTGGGGTTGTTCAGTggcaattatttctttattgccacttcccagaggggctggggctgctctgggggatAAGCACTGgtctctctccagccccagggcactgcaggtcCTGAGggcttttcctttgctctcctgCTTCCATGTGTCCTCGCTGATGCTTCTGCAGGAAGCTGGTTCAGGAAGCTCAGCTGAagaattttgtttctattttgcCCCTTTGGCTaagcagagctgccttttcCAGGCCCCTGAAGTTGCAAACTCCCTGAGTGCTTGGCTTGGGGAAGGCAGGTGTGCCAAAGCCCCATCTGGCTCAGGGCGCGCTGCAGGTGGGAGCAGGATGCACACCCTGGGGTGAGATCCCTGGGggaggctcagggcagggataATCCCATGGACACTGCAGTGTTactgcccaggggcagcacacACACCttggggagctcagggcagggatgtcCCCCTGGAtgctgcccaggggcagcacacACACCttggggagctcagggcagggatgtcCCCATGGATAaagctcagggcagggatgtccccatggatgctgcccaggggcagcacacACACCTTGGTTCCTAAGCCAGTGTGCCTCTGGTGACTAAAGGCCTGCACTGAGGAATGAGTAAGTGTTTTAGCTTGTCAGTAAAAGTGTGTCAGGCTTTGAAACATGGCTGCATTTGGGCATGTAAATGAAGAATTTTGTCATTGCATTAATACAAGTTGTAATGCTTTTTTTGTACTCAAGTCTTGGAACTCCTTGATTTGCTTTCCACATTACAGTGCTggtttatttctgttctctttacAGCTGATATAATTTCAACAGTTGAATTTAATTACACTGGTGATCTTCTTGCAACAGGAGACAAAGGTGGCAGAGTGGTTATATTTCAAAGGGAACAAGAGGTCAGTGACTCAAAAAACAAAAGTGTTGTTACTACACTGTTCTTGTGTTGTACAGTCTCACTTCATCTGTTTATGCCCTGATACTTAAAATGAGAGTTTTCTCAGGAAACCCCAAGTTAGACAAGTTTCTAAGTATCTGCCCTGTGCTGTACTTGGTAAGTTGGTTTTGTGATGgttcccctccctccttccaaaaaaaaagtcccaaaatccAAGTGAGCTCTTTATATGTACCTGGTGTCCTCAGTGTCGCTTTGCAGAATTTGGACTTTCTCCTGAATTTTTCCACTGGGTCAGGCTGACCTGAGATAAATCACAATGCTTTGGGAGAGAATGTAAAAGAAGTTCAGGAAATAAGCTGCAAGAACTACAGGATCAGGTAGTTAAAAATTGTTTGAGGATTTAAAACCAATGGAAACAGCCACTTCTCCAGAAACACTTGAGCATTTCCCATCAGGAGGGTGGGAGCACTGTCCCTCTTGCACTtccacagctcctgtgtgaCAATGCTGTAATGTTCCTGTGTGTTCATCCTGAGCTGGGATATCCCgagcagcagtggggatgggAAACGTCCACCAAGTGCTGAAAAGTAATTGTCATGTCTGGGAGGAATCTGGGATTGTGTTCTCTAAAAAGTCAATAGTCCACATGGCAGTTCTCACCAAAGTGTCTGCATATTCTGTCCTTTGAGGAGTTGAAGGGAATTTGAGGGTTTGAACATTCTCCTGGGTCAGAAATACCAGAATTGATAATGGAATTTTAATTCAGCTTGTCTGTACATGAATATTACAGATCCTCAGGTGCTGTGGGATTTCTCCAGCAGAACCCCTCTGTTCTCCTTGTGGGGCTCAGATGATGCTCTGTTAATGAACGCCTGGCCAGTGTTTTGCATTTctgctcactgtgctgctggtcCCAGCCTGTCCACAGGTGCCTGTCTGGTTGTTCTGGGAGGCTCTGGAGCAGTGAGGTGCCAGCGCTGCTGAAACGTTACCTGCCTGCACCCACAGGGCTCGGGGCTCATTCATCATTTACTGGGGTGGCCAGAGGCCTAACTAAGGCCCAGAGATAAGGGCAGAGGTGCCTCGGGCACATCCTGAACTTCTCAGGATCTTGGACTTGCCTGATGTGGAGGGGGACTATTATGGGTTGGCTCTCGGTTGTTCTGTAAGGCAAAACCTGCCTGTCACAGCGCTTCCTCggagaggggaaaaacaaaccccaggTCAGACTGTTCACACAGGAGTATTCAGCTGTCTCCTTGGGAACACGTGGAAACTGAGGGAAGAGTTGGGAATGAGGGACGTTTCTTTTGTCATGTGCAAAACTTCAGGAAAGAATCTAAAATCAGTGTATAATGCTGGAaccttaaaataataaacatattCTTTACCCAGTTTGTATTTAAGATTCGGTTCGCTAGGTCAGTGACAGCTTAGGGTGGCTATACAGTTCCCCAGACacttgggatttgggaaggcaCCCTGGAGTGCTCTGCATCATGCCCTGGGCTCATAGGACTTGACTTCACTTGCAAGCAGCAATCACTCCAGCCAAACGTGTGAGTAGAGAGGGAAAGCACCGGTGCCAAGGCAGCTCACCCTGAGTGCAGGAAACTTCTGGATGGGGTCACGTGAGAGGAACCTGCTCAAAATTCTTACAAGTCAATGACATGTAGGGAGTAAAATCATGTAAAGTCTGAGAGTTCAGCGAGAGTGTAGAAACTCCACAGCCATGAGACACTGCAGGGCAAACTGCACCCCTGGGGCTGTTCTGCACCACACACAAACCACTGACACCAACTTACTCAAAAAGCCTGATAACAAGTTGCCTCAAATCTGATAATGCAAATCTGAGGAACCTTGGGACTTTGCTCTCTGTTCCTTGCTCCCACACCCACCACATGAGAATAGCAAAGCCTGAAGGGTGCACAGATATTTATACATAAACCTACACTTCTGAAGAGGAAGGACTCTGTGCACTGTATTGATGCTAAACTGGGTACAATACCACAGACTGAAGATTCAAAATTCAAGAGCTGTTTTAAAAGCTGACGTTCTGATTGACAGTTTCTAGGGGTTCTTTTGTGTGGGCCATTTCTTAGGGACCCGGTGCCACCAGCCTCAAGAAAGAAATGCTCTTTTTCTTACAGACTAAAAGCCGTCCTCTCTCTCGGGGAGAATACAATGTTTACAGTACCTTCCAGAGTCATGAGCCTGAGTTTGACTACTTGAAAAGTCTagaaattgaggaaaaaattaataaaattaggTGGTTACCACAACAGAATGCTGCTCACTTCCTGCTGTCCACAAATGGTAAGGGCCCTTTATTTTGTACAAAGAACTTTGTCTTTGGAATGTTGTCTCACCTGTCATacacttggggtttttttctgacatatTTTGGAGTTGTTTTAATGTCTTCTCTAATTACATGCAAAATATGTCTTGATTGTAATGTTGGCTATGTGAATATTGGGTCTGTTTAGTTTTGGTGTATCATGGAGCATCTGTAAATGAAATTGTAGAACTGGGTACATGGGTTAGTGGGAACAGTTAGACTCATGtcttaaaggtattttccaacctaaactattctgtgaaaaaaactTGCTCTTATTATCAGAGGAGTACATTATTTTAACGGTTTAAATCACTTTGTGAGGTCATGGTGAAATTCTAAAAGCAGGAGTGACTTCTGTCTGCTGGTCTgtgcaatgaaaataatttcctctgaTAGAAGTCTTAATAAAGCATTCTTTAAACGGTGTCATCCGAAATGCTCTGCAGAAGTTTGGGGAGGAGAGGTTTGGCTCCAGTTAGCCAAGGCTCTCACCACTGGGTGAGACAAGTGTGCACTCACTGCCTGCACTTGGAGCACTTCTCTGGTAACACCTGGCAGGTGCATTCCTTTGGAAACCCTGGGGCAAATCCTGATCTCTGCCTttgcctggctctgagcaggtGCCTGGGACAAACCTGGTTTCCTTTTGGACCATTAGTAGGAGGGCTTCATGTGTTTGTTGGGTTTGGTCCCTAGCAGTGGTCTCCTAGCGTAATTCAGCAAATCATCCAGGCTTAGTGGAGAAGTTGGGTAATTGGTGTGTGAAACTCTCCCCAGGCAGTGGCGTTTGGGTGAGTGGGAGGCACAGGGCCTTACTGCTCAGGCACAGATTGGGATCTTATTCAAACTGCACCTCACCTTCTGGGTAAAGAACTCAGTCAGGGtccttctgctgcaggcaggggaaaCGCAGACAGGTCACTCGTGTCCACTCTGCTGAGTCCATATTTACTGATTTGATTTTGTATTCAATCTGTTCTCAAGCATgtgaattttctggttttagatAAAACTATTAAACTATGGAAAATAAGTGAAAGGGATAAACGAGCCGAAGGTTATAATTTAAAAGATGAAGATGGAAGACTTAGGGAGCCTTGCCGAGTCACAGAACTACGGGTACGTCTCTGCTCTTTGACTTTGTGTATCTCTCTGCATGCTCTTCTCTGTCTTTGTGCTACCAAACTGAAATGTGCAAGTCAAAAATTGTGTTTGTGTCAGGCTCATTGaaaccttcagaaaaaaatggagacaCTTCATATTATTCTTGtatataaaaactatttttaaaagttcctcTGGGAAGCTTGAGGAAAACTTTCATCATTATGATACTGTATTTCTAAGAGGATGACTCAAAAATTGGAACAGGGTATTCTGTGGCTGGATGAAGGTGTGTTTGTTAGAGCAAGTTCCAGGCATTTGTGTAACCTTAATGTGCACTGGAATAGTCTTGGACATGCTGTAGTGGTAGGGTTAGTTCTCCAAACTTGGGATCATTTGGAGCTGGAGCCCAAGAAATGGAAggtgggttggggtttttcctgggGTTTCACGTTGTTCCACcatcagcaggagcagaactgaGGCTCTCGATGCTCTCAAAGCCCCCCTCCATGGTAGAGACTTCAGCTGGAGGCATTTCTTGAGGTTTGTCTTGCTTTTGCCAAAGCTGAACATTGAACAGGAGCTTTGGGTGTACAAAATGCGTTGGGAAAGGATCTCCACTGCCTCAGTGTGTGCAAGCCAGGGTTGGATTGAGTGTTCCATGAGAGCAGCTACATCCCTTAGGATCCAGTGGTAGAAGGAGGTCCTAGTGGAGTGTTGGGTTCTgcagccttgccctgctggagcaggcaccAGCTGGGGCTCTGGAGGGGCACTTTGGGCTCCTTAAGGCACTGTCCTGCGcggggggagcagcagcagcaggaacctcTGCTGTCAGTCCCCTGCActtgctgcctgggagaagggCTGATGGATGAACCACATCTGAACAAGAGCTGGCTGGAGGAAAAATCTTACCTGGAGGTACCTTCATGTGTTAAAATGCTCGGGGTTTGGAGAGCCAGAgtgtgcagagctctggggctctCTTGGCAGGTTTTGTTACAGAAACACAGTGCCCATGTTCATGGGTACGTGGCCATGGAGGGGAAGCAGTGCTTTACACAGAGACCATGGCATTTccaaatcccattcctgatctTTCCCATTAGTGCACCTGTGCTGTcgcagccaggctgggagcactcTGCTGAGATAGGACAGTGGCCTGATAAAAAGTAATGGATTAATTGTAGTCGTTAGTTGGTGTAAACAGGCTGGGAGATACAAACCAGGAAGGCAGGtaggcagctctgggctgcatCAGTCCTTGTTCCAGGAACACAGGTTACCTTAGGCccccctgagctcagctggctgtgggagcaggacaTCCAGGTGTGCCTGAATTCCTGCTGACTGTTCATGAGCAAATTGGGAATTTTCTCGGAGACTGTTCTTGCCAGTTTCCTGAGCAGCCATCCAAGGTCTGGGGACAATTCTAAGGGTTTGTTTACAAACACAGCCCATGTGCTGTTGGGTGAGGCACCAAGGGCTGGCTTTGACTGGGAGGTTTCCTGTTGGCCGTGTCCAAAGTCAGCGTCCATGTGCTCTCTCCGTATTTTTGTGCTCAGTGGATTTCAGAAGTGTTTAGTCACCAAATCAATACAGAAATCTGTGCAGTGCAATTAATTAATTGCCATCAAACAAGCTGTGGGGTTCAGGGCTCAGTGTTGGCGCCAGTTCTGTTTAAGGTCTTTATTGATGATCTGGCTGAGGAGATCGAGTGCAGTCACTGAATTGACAAGAGGATGGAACGTGAGTGGGATGTgcatctgctggagggcaggaagctCTGCAGGGGAaactggacaggctggatttgtgggccagggcagaggggtAGAGTCCTCGTCCCTGGAGGGGTTTCACAGCTGTctgtgacacttggggacaggggatggtggtggcctcagcagtgctgggagaatgGACTCAATCCGGAGGGTCCTTCCTAAGGCACTGCCCCTGTGCTGGGTGATGTGTGGGGGGCAGCAGTGACCCTGTGGCAGTCAGCAGTCACTCTGTGCCAGGGTAACTCTGTGCAGGTCAGCAGTGACTGTACCAGGGTGATGTCTGGGGGTCAGCAGTGACCATGTGCCCAGGTGATCCCATGGGGGTCAGCAATGACCCCGTGGGGGTCAGCAGTGACTGTGCTGGGGTGATGTGTGGGAGTCAGCAGTTACCCCGTGGGGGTCAGCAGTGACTGTACCAGGGTGATGTCTGGGGGTCAGCAGTGACCATGTGCCCAGGTGATCCCATGGGGGTCAGCAGTCACTCTGTGCCTGGGTAACTCTGTGCAGGTCAGCAGTGACTGTACCAGGGTGATGTCTGGGGGTCAGCAGTGACCGTGTGCCCAGGTGATCCCGTGGGGGTCAGCAGTgactctgtgcccagcccctgtgctctgtgcccgCTCAGGTGCCAACGCTGAAGCCCATGGACCTGATGGTGGAGGCCAGCCCGCGCAGGACCTTCGCCAACGCCCACACCTACCACATCAACTCCATCTCTGTCAACAGCGACTACGCCACGTACCTGTCTGCCGACGACCTCCGCATCAACCTCTGGCACCTGGAGGTCACCAACAGGAGCTTTAGTATCCTTCGGTGCCCTCTGCACGGCaggtgcagctcagctgcctgtgtTTAACTGAATCACTTCAATGGTATTAATTAGAGTGGGTGTTTGAAGCCAGGGCTTAAAAGAGAATTTCTGAAGTCTGGAGGTGTAATGCAGTGAAAGCGGGCTTTGGGATGCTCAGTCTTTGCTGAGGGCAAGCATGCCTCCAGTGGAAACCTGTCAGTAGAAACATCAGAGGGGGTTTGATTTCTAAGGAGAAATTGAGGAATTGTGGGAGCATCCCTAACTTGTGAAGTTCAATCAGCTTAAATAAGAGTTGTTGGATATGAACAGTAGATCCTTTGTTACTGTGGATACTTCTTTCAAAGTTTGTGGTCTCTTAACCAAGTGACACTTCTTTTGAAACCAAAtctcaatattttttcatgtcaaATGATACCATTAACTGCAGAAGTAATTTTCAGCTGTCTCTGCAAACCTGTGCAACTGAAACTAACAGAGTGCTTTACATTGACAAAtctgcagtaaaataaaagttgCAAGAGTACTGATACCTAAATAGGTCATTTTCtaaagttttatttcaggttttccaAAGCTTTAGGTAAAGAGATGAGGTTTATTTGGTGTGCAATTGGAAGCATTAAGAAGGAGGCTAAGGGAGGCTTGCTGGACTTTGATTCTTGTGAGATATTCTTTCACTCCAGGAGTCTGACTGCCCAGCATCTGTGGATTTGAGATTAGAAAGCTGGAGAGGCACTTTTTAAAACAGCATGTAATGACAGGccaaaggggaatggctttccAGAGCCAGAGGGCAAGGTTAGATGGGAtgctgggaaggaattgttccctggcagggtgggcagccctggcacagggtgcccagagcagctggggctgcccctgcatccctggcagtgcccaaggccaggctggacattggggctgggagcaatCTGGTCCCTTGCGCCCCagaccattctgggattctgtgacctGTCAAATCCCGAGTTCTCCAGGCTGTCCCCCACTCTTGTACCTTACACAGGGTGGAAAGGAAGCTCTTGGCCCAGTTTCCTAGCTGGCATTGTTAAGCTCTGTCACTGATGAGCTGCCGGAGGCAGGGGCTCGGGTGTGAAGCGTTGCAGGCCTTGACCAGCTGTGGCAGACATCGTGGACATCAAGCCAGCCAACATGGAGGAGCTGACGGAGGTGATCACGGCGGCCGAGTTCCACCCGCACCACTGCAACGTGTTCGtgtacagcagcagcaagggcacCATCCGCCTGTGCGACATGCGCTCCTCAGCGCTGTGCGACCAGCACTCCAAGTGTGAGTGCCcgccttcctgcctgcctgcctgcctgcctcctgcctgccttcctccttcctgcctgcctgcccaccttcctgcctgcctgcctgcctgcctgcccgccttcctccttcctgccttccttcctgcccgccttcctgcctgcctgcctgcctgcctgcccgccttcctccttcctgccttcctgcccaccttccttccttcctgcctgcccgccttccttccttcctgcctgcccgccttcctccttcctgcctgcctgcctgcctcctgcccttcctgcctgcctgcccgccttccttcctgcctgcctgcctgcctgcctgcctgcccgccttcctccttcctgcctgcctgcccttccttcctgcctgcctgcccgccttccttccttcctgcctgcccgccttccttccttcctgcctgcccaccttccttcctgcctgcccgccttccttccttcctgcctgcccgccttcctccttcctgcctgcccgccttccttccttcctgcctgcccgccttcccctgcctcctgccctccttccttcctgcctgcccaccttccttccttcctgcctgcccgccttcccttccttcctgcctgcctgccctccttccttcctgcctgccttccttcctgcctgcccaccttccttcctgcctgcctgcctgcctgcccgccttcctccttcctgcctgcccgccttccttcctgcctgcctgcctgcccgccttcctccttcctgcctgccttcctgcctgcctgcccgctttcctccttcctgcctgcctgcctgcctgcctgcccgctttcctccttcctgccttcctgcctaccttccttcctgcctgccttccttcctgcctgcccaccttccttcctgcctgcccgCCCCTCCTTTCTTCCTGCCCCACCTTCCTTCCTGTCTACCCGCCTTACTTCCCTccacctttccttcctttccttcctttccttcctttccttccttcctttccttcctttccttcctttccttcctttccttcctttccttcctttccttcctttccttcctttccttcctttccttcctttccttcctttccttcctttccttcctttccttccttccctccagtCACAGGGGACCCGACCTCCCTGGggagctccagggcagcagtgctggggagtgCTGGGCACGTCTCAGTTGTCTTGTTCTAGACACCCCTGGGCACAGGTGTAGTGTGAGGCACCACCTACCTAGGTGCTCTTTGCCTGTTTGTGCCTCATAAACTACAGGGACGAGTGCTTTGGGCACAGTGAGGCCTGTCTGCTGGCCACACTCACCTTGAGAGGCAGCCAGGCATCTCTCCTTGTGCCAGTTCAGGGCAGCTCTTGCACCTCTGTGCATTGCAaactgggctgctgctgccagaatccctgtcccctgtggcCAGTGCAGCTGCTAGGATAGGACGAATCCCCAGGAATATGCCCTGGAAgtttccagggatgcagggtggctgctcccctggctgctgagccaCCAAAGCACGGGCAGGTGAGGAGAGAAAGCTTTGCTGTGGAAGCTGTGGGGTGCCTGCCACACGGACACTTCCAGGCCAGCTTCCTGCAGTGCAGAGAGGG from Camarhynchus parvulus chromosome 6, STF_HiC, whole genome shotgun sequence harbors:
- the PPP2R2D gene encoding serine/threonine-protein phosphatase 2A 55 kDa regulatory subunit B delta isoform isoform X2, with amino-acid sequence MAVARAGGDGGGSNNEVQWCFLQVKGAIDEDVAEADIISTVEFNYTGDLLATGDKGGRVVIFQREQETKSRPLSRGEYNVYSTFQSHEPEFDYLKSLEIEEKINKIRWLPQQNAAHFLLSTNDKTIKLWKISERDKRAEGYNLKDEDGRLREPCRVTELRVPTLKPMDLMVEASPRRTFANAHTYHINSISVNSDYATYLSADDLRINLWHLEVTNRSFNIVDIKPANMEELTEVITAAEFHPHHCNVFVYSSSKGTIRLCDMRSSALCDQHSKFFEEPEDPSSRSFFSEIISSISDVKFSHSGRYMMTRDYLSVKVWDLNMENRPVETYQVHEYLRSKLCSLYENDCIFDKFECCWNGSDSTIMTGSYNNFFRTFERSTLRDTTLEASRESSKPRTILKPRKVCTTGKRKKDEITVDSLDFNKKILHTAWHPAENIIAVAATNNLYLFQEKVN
- the PPP2R2D gene encoding serine/threonine-protein phosphatase 2A 55 kDa regulatory subunit B delta isoform isoform X1, with the translated sequence MAVVARAGGDGGGSNNEVQWCFLQVKGAIDEDVAEADIISTVEFNYTGDLLATGDKGGRVVIFQREQETKSRPLSRGEYNVYSTFQSHEPEFDYLKSLEIEEKINKIRWLPQQNAAHFLLSTNDKTIKLWKISERDKRAEGYNLKDEDGRLREPCRVTELRVPTLKPMDLMVEASPRRTFANAHTYHINSISVNSDYATYLSADDLRINLWHLEVTNRSFNIVDIKPANMEELTEVITAAEFHPHHCNVFVYSSSKGTIRLCDMRSSALCDQHSKFFEEPEDPSSRSFFSEIISSISDVKFSHSGRYMMTRDYLSVKVWDLNMENRPVETYQVHEYLRSKLCSLYENDCIFDKFECCWNGSDSTIMTGSYNNFFRTFERSTLRDTTLEASRESSKPRTILKPRKVCTTGKRKKDEITVDSLDFNKKILHTAWHPAENIIAVAATNNLYLFQEKVN